The following DNA comes from Miscanthus floridulus cultivar M001 chromosome 5, ASM1932011v1, whole genome shotgun sequence.
TGTTAAGGCTAGATTTTTCTTCCACCCTTGTAATTGCCTCTTGATCTCTCGAGTCCCTGGACAAGATAGAGTTATGAGCAAAGTTCAGGTTTTTAAAGAGAGAATTGGTGGTTGCCCATACCTGTACCGATTACGACTAGTGCCAATAGGCTGTTGTTTTTTCCCTCTCGGTATCATTGGGCCAAGAAGATTGTGCCATCCAGTGTCCTTTTTCCTTAGAGTTGGTGCCATGTAGTGTCTTTGATGTTGCGTTTACAGTTAACAACCTTGGCTCAGAATGGAAAAAGACTAGCTAACTCAATTGAGCTTCTTCAATGGAGTGACATCGAGCTTCactgtttttgtttttatttaataGTAGTAGTACAGTAGATAAAGACCCTGTTTATAATCTTCCATACTCAATTTCTCTTCTTATGCCCcaatttcttttctttcttccatACTCATATTAAGCTAAGAAGTATAAAATATTAAATGTTTTGCATTTTTTTACTGTATAAAGGCGTATAGAATGTTACATGGAAATTAAAACATATTCACGCCAGACAGGTCCTATAGATTGCCCTGACCTTGCATTTGAAAATTGAAACACTTCGGTAACTTCCCTTATTTGCCTGCAGCAGGTTTACCGATGGGTATTTCCACAAATAGTATTGGGCATGTGGTATCTTCTGTAGGTTCGCCAGAATCAGTATGACAATTGGTTCACAGATGCGCTGGGCTCCATTAGTGTAAAACACTAGCTAAATTAGTAAAGTTTGATCGTATGCGGCTTCTTTTTAGGCCATGTTCGGCTGCTTATATAAGCgtcatggtatagtatttttctctcccaacaaatcagtcaTACAAATCAGCACAAACGATTTATAGACCAGCCGAAGAAGGCCTTAGTTTGTATCCATGTAGATATGATGTAGATAGGGTACAACATCATTCCTTGGCACGATTTCCGTCTCCCTCCAAATCAGAGCATCTGAAAAACCTAGCGCTAATCTTAAATCTGATACATCATGAAATAAACTTGATTCGACTGATCCGTGGGGGACCGAAGGTTGTGGAATGTTTTGCTTTTAGGCTTTAGTTTAAATCTAGAGTGTAAGGTTTTAAGGGTGTCACATCAAGTGTCACAtggatgttcggatactaataaaaaaacaaattataaaatccgtcagtaatccacaTGACAAATTTATTAAGGCTAATTATTCAatcattagcacatatgttactgtagcaccatattatcaaatcataaactaattagacttaaaaaattcatctcgtaaattagttgtaaactatgcaattagttatttttttagtctatatttactactctatacatgtgtccaaatattcgataagATAAGAAGTAAACTTTAAGGAGAATAGCTAAACTAAGGCCTTAATGGTACAAGCATATCAGTGTTATCTGAAAGGACCTGCCGAAGATTTCAAACCATTTGTTAAAGGAGCATGAGCATCTGCTCAGCACGTGTGAGGTTCAACCAATGTACCTCGGTTTTCTGGACTTTTCAATGCGGTCCCAAGAGCGTTAATGACCCAATTTTGATAGCGACATCGCAACCACACAACAATAGTTCATGGGGATAGGTGAAAGAAATACTGGAGAATTCTGCAGCAAGAGCAGCAACTTCTAGTGTTCTGGGAACAAAAATGTTTTCTGAAACAGCTAGGCCCTAGACATGTGATCCACTGCAGTCAAGAACAGCCTGCTCATGCCAAACTCCATCCAAATTAGCCTGCCATAGCTTAACCATGCCGTCTCCTCCGGTTGATGCGAGTGTCATACCGCCCATGTCCCATTCCAGCTGCCACACCTAATCAGATTCAGAATGTAAGATGCAAGTGTAAACAATCACAAAAAAAGATGCGGTCTAGTGTGCAAAAAAACAGACTAAGGTGAATCCACTGTAAGTACTGGAGCTCAGCCTTATTTACAAACTTGATTGAAGCATGTTATATTCCTTATTACTAAACATTTTAGTTCTAAAACTTCTAGGATCTGGAACTATCAACACCATATTCTCCAGGAAGCCCACAATGTTGCATAAAATACCTAGTGTTGAAATGAAGGACAGGTTTCAGTTATACCTCACTATCGTGGCCGTTAAGTAAAGCAACGTTCCGTGTCGAAGGTCTGCTGTCAGCGTCAGTGTTCAAACCTATATGCCAGATTGCAATTCCTTTGCAGGTTGCAACTGCGATAACCTCGTATGGTCTGGAACAGAGCACATCAAAGGGAATAGAAGCATATCAGTATTGTTAAAAGGACAAAAGACTAAAAGAGTAACTGCTACATTGAAACAGATATTTAAGAAACAGTTGTCTCCCATGTTCTAGTATGATAATTTAAACTCAGTATTAGTTGACAGTCAtgagagcatctccagcagtttCCCAATACCTCACCTCTAGTATCCTAGTATTGGGAGAGGTCTATCACTGTTTTCAGGGTTTTTGAGAGAGTTGCTGCAGCAGTACCCCAATAATCTAACCCCAATATTCATCCAGCTATATTTGGCCCAGCTTGTGAATTCAGACCAACTGAACCAGGCAGGCCCAACTAAACTGCTCCTGTTTGTATAAGCCATTGGATCATATTGGCCAGATGAGATCTCTTCTCCACCCTAGTCACTAtccttttctctctccctccgttCTCTCTCTTCTCACCCCTCCCCCTTCTCGGGCACCGTCGCCTCCTCCGCACGCCTCGCCTCTGGTTGGCCCGCcggctccctccctctctctgtgCGATGCTGCTTGCCTGAGAGGTACCCGGTTGGCTCCCTCCCTCCCACTCTGCGTGATGCTGCTCTGCCAGCGTGTGTGCTGCTCTGATGGATCTGCTTTGATGGCACGGTGGAGCTTCATCGATCTCCCACCCGTAGTTGCAACACCCGCCAAAAAAGGCATATTGGGGGCTCTATCGGCTCCCTCATCTTTGAGGGGTGGGGGGGGCTGGATTATGGGGGGATGATAATTATTTTTCCTCATTAGGGTCAGGATTGGATGACTGCTGGAGCAACAAAATCCCTCAAAAAACAGTTTTTGTCATTGGGGATTGAGATAGGGAGGCCACTGGAGATGCTCTGACAGACCCAATTGCCAAAACTTTCTATGCTCAATAAAGCATCAAAGCAACCTGATCTCAGTTATGCCTGATTATTCATTTCAGTCTAGCACTCCAACTATAGGGGGATGTTTGGTCATTGAGAGGCTGGGAATTGGTAGGATTTTTCTCAATGCTCCCATGCGTCCGATTGTGCATCACCATTCACATGCCACTGCCACCCATCGCACTTTGGGGACTGTGGCCTAAAAATCTGGGCATTTGGGGTCCTTGGTTGGATTTTCTCTAACAGAATTGGCTCATAATCTATCGCAAACAGGGCCTAGGCCTTTCTCCTGCTGTCCTCTACAGGCTGAATAGCAGGGAGCACAGGATGATGTTTGGCAGAAATATTCAATTGACAAACATAAGGCAGGACCTAACATCAAAGTGTGCAAAGCAGGCTCGGAAAAGAAATGGTTGACTAAGAAAATGTATGTGTGTTTGGAAAACAATGGAAGGGGCATAGGAACAGGAGTTGTGAGTTAGTGGGGGAACTAGCCTGATTTTGTGTCATTTCTTTGTTTTGCATATATGATGGTAACTAAGAGAGGGTTTTCAAAAGAGAGCATTTTCAACTGTTTGGTTGGGTTGGGAGTGAGAAATAGTAACTAAAGTCATGATGAACAGTTGCAATGTCTCCACCTTCCACTTTAGAACAATTCCAACCTAATTAACTCCCTTGGCTTTAGAACAGTGGGAGCTGAGCCCTCAAATTCCTTTCCCAGCCACTGATTCCAATGTCCACTGACCAATCAAGACAATTCCCCAATTCTAAACACCCATCTCCCATTCCCTTATAACAATTTCCTACGATCAAACACACCTGTAAGGTACTGATCTTTATGCAATATGTAGAAAATAAGTGTAAGATGTATCAGTCAGATTTTACTTGGCTATTCCTGCCCAGTGCCCATAGTTTGTTACAAAGCAATCATGCAGTAGAAAAACAATGAAAATCATGGGTGTTTACACATAAAACAATCACCCAACCACAACATTCATATTAAGAAATGAGTTACTGAGAATAGAAAGCTAGCAACCAAATGATGCTGATAAAGGCATATAATGCTTGATCACAGGGATACCTGCCAATATTAGGAGCCCATGCTACAGCACACACTCTATCTCCCTTATCCTCAGGTGAACCTAGCTCAACAAGTGGAAGCCAGCGCTGATGAGCTTCTTCAAACTCCCAAATCTGTTCATCTTCAGTATATTAAAATCTTGCTGGAGCCACAAAGCAGTTCATCAACTAACGAAAGAAATAGACATAATATGACAACACAGTAACCACAAAGTCAGAGCCACATCATGAAAGGTAATGGGACTCTAacacccaccccccccccccacccccacccccgaaGTTAAGTTCTTTCTTAGTTTCTCTAAATTTAAAATCAATTAAGAAGGTGATTTTGGGAATATAAATGAAGCTTGAATAAAGGAATAACCTTTACTCTAGAGAGTAACTGTTTTCTGTTTTAGTTATTCTATATGAGCATATTTTCACTTAGGACCTTATCAGTTGCTGAATAGTTGTGATAGGAATTTAAGATGTTTCCCAGTTAGGGTATTGAAGAAGCTTCTACAGACAATAATATACCAAAGAGGAAAATCAGAGGTTAACTAAATCTCACAAACCTTACAAGAGTTGAAATGAGGTGAATCTGAATTGAAGCCAATTGCAAAACTAGCTTGTTGGCTTCCACCTCTTCTTGGATTCCATGCTATCGATGCAGAAGTGCATGCAGGTTTTCCAAATCTGGAGATTGGATCAGTAATGTTTTGGAACTCTGCCTACAAGAATGTGAAGAATCAGATTATTAGTTTATTTTGATAAACAAGATCATATACTAATTATAGAAGATCGAATCATAAGACACTTTGGTTTGCAAACCAAGAATAAACTGAAACAGCATAACTTAAAACTTTGAAAATGGTTAACAGTAGCTAGATAAACCTGAAGCTGCCACTTGTCTAATTCCAATGAATCCAAGAGCTCATAGACCTTGACTTGGCCATCTGAGTATGCAGTAACCTATACAGAAAAATAAAGGTTACTAACAATGAAATGACAGGCACATAGAACATATTACAAGCGAAGATTAATGAAAAAGATTAACAGAATAAAAAGTCTGCATTAGTCAAAATCTGAGATAGTTCACTAAAACAAAGGATGACACATTTCTTTACATAAAAGAATATCTTGGTTGTCTGCTTGCTGCTGTTGGAGGGcatctaatctaatgatattaaaaGTATGATCTTCTATAGCTTGCTGCATTAGATCTCTTAGTGTTTGTCAATATGTATGCTCCATGGTGTGCCTTATTCTGGTCTGAGAAGTGTTTAAAAACATCTCTACTCTATGTACCACCCAGTTGTGCAATAGAAATCAGGCCTATTCTAAattctaaatttttctaaaataacAAAATAAAACGCAAGACAAAAAGATGAGAGGTATAAAAAAACACAAGAAATTATGAATGGGGTGCAAATACAACATCATTGTATCATATGTTATAACCCACCATTTTCAGACTTCCCAGATGTAATCCAAAATGTACATTTAGTATATGAGAGTTGCCATCCTCAAAGATTTTACACTTTCTCCAGGTTGGAAGTTGATCGTCTGTCAGTCGAAACATTCAGAGTAAGGGCTTTTGCCTACCCAGAGATAAATTGATGAATCGAATACAAGATAGCACTAAATAAATCAAAATTGATTTTGGTTTAAGTCAAGATTGAATGATTAGCTCAATATGTTACTTAACACAAACTAAATTTCAAATTTCCTCCATCCGCTTTGAGACTGACTTCTCATAAAAGCACTCGTGCAAGCAGAGAATGATAAACCCCATATTTTTTAGCTTGAGAAAAACTTGAAAGTGAGTGACTAAAAGACAAGGACGAAAGTATCTTTTGGTGGTTTGTTGAAATATTGCAGAACTAAATTACAGTTTACAGAAATGCAAGATACAAACAGGACCTGAAGTAATCTGAAGGTCAGGTTACGTATACCGTCCAATCCTATCCTAGTAAAATAGTCTTGTTATTTATTCTACAAGAGAGGTTGTTAATCAGTCTATATATCCAAATATTCCATGGTAAAAGGTGCTTTCGTGGTCAAAAGGAGTTCTTCAGGTAACTATCAGACTAGCAAGGAAAAAAGAGAAATTTAAACGATTGCTAAGTGATTCACATTTGTTTTTCTGAAACAATGCACACAAGGTACTGTTGAATATATTAATACACACCAAAAAAAAACAGCGCAAAGCTCTCTGACATGAACATAAGGTACTGTTTAATATTCCAATACATAAAAACTAACAAAAGCATGTGAAATGAAAGTACAAGATAATTGCAGATACAGAACAGCATAAACCAAACCTAAAAAAGGATAGAATAACTGACCAGCAGCAACCTCCTCCCACAAAGACAGTGTCCCATCAGCACAAGCACAAGCTATAGCATCCCCATACTCTGGAGGAAGCCAGACGACATTCACAATGGCTTGCTCATGGGCCTGATCCAACACCAACCAGATTATACACCAGAACACACcaattggtggaatcaaaagaaCAACTGAGTTTAACACGATAAACATAGAAAGAACAGATCTTGGATAACAGTTCTCAAGTCATGTGTGCAATGCCCACAATGCTGTATATCCATCATAAATTTCAGAGCAAGCACAAATTCAACGTCAGGAACTCGAATTTTTGCCTCATGAGAAACACTACCATCCCACAGCACTGCTACTTAAGGGTGCTTATTATTCTATATACTGTGCTTTGCTGAAAGAAAAATAATTCTGAAATCTAGAGAACGAATTTGGTAATTTAACCACGCAATGTGCCCATGACAGTCCTGCCTATCATCGTACGCAAGTACTAGAATATACTAGGCAGCAACAAGCTCTAAGCACGCACGAGGCAACAAAAGGCACTGGGCATGCGCTGGAGGCAGATGAACTTACCAAACTAGCACCCGAGCGGAAGCTACCGTCTGAGAAGGGGGCAAGTCATCTTCATGtgggggtttagggtttaggggagAGAGGCGCAGGAGCGACGCGGAACTGACCTGCCACTTGAACGAGGGGGACGGCTGGGAGTCGTAGACGGAGACGGAGCCGTCGACGGCGCCAGCGGCGAGGCGGCGGCCGCAGTGGTTCCAGCCGCAGCACGCCGTCCCGGGACCCAGCTCCGCCACCTGCCGCTCCGTCATTCCGCCGCCTCTTGCCCTCTAGTGatgtcgcggcggcggcggcggcggcgagtgtCTGCCTGAGTTGGGTTGGGCCGCGGGCCCGGGATTTGCGGCGTTCCGGGTGCGACCGTGCGAGTGCGAGTGCGAGTCGGCCGACAAGGTTGTCGCTGTCCATGGGACGGGACCGGGGATGGAATGGGTTCTAGCCGTGCTGGAAAAGATTACGTGGATGTTGAGCGCCGGAGCACGGGTGTCGTGAAAGAGTGAAATTCAGCACCGGTGAAGTGAAGTTGCATATATCTAAAAACATGTTTTAAGAGTCTTTCTCGCTTGCTATATTTTTTTCGTCCTATATATCTTGTGTGGACACGAAAAAAAACATTCTCATCTTCTATCCGTGTGATAAAGAAGCTGCTGGATCGTAGCAATTAGGAAGAATACAGAGAGTTTCTTAGGGTTACTTTAAAGTCTCAAAAAATATTTTTAGATCCTTGAAATTAGTTTGGGTCTTATTCAGATCTAAACATATGTTTACCCTGACCCGGTAGGCCACGTGGTCTGTTAACTCATATATGGATCCGATAGATGGGACCCGGTCACTAGCAAGGCTcaaccttagaaaaatcatatctttttcacACGACCTTAGATGGGCTAATGACGTGTTGGTGTGCCCCTATGGGGCTTTCAGGACTTTGGTCTTTCTGTACATAAGCTCTTGTTTCTATCTTAATTGAGAGGCATAGTTCCTGCcatgttttcaaaaaaaaatctaatGGGGTATGGTGTTCCGATCTTCCGGTGGAGATGGATAACTTTGATTCGATGGCGTTCACGAACCGACTACAACCGTACACGGACGTTGTGCCTTGGCGATTAATGCACTAACTTGCGGTTGTTTCCGATCTTGTGATGCACAATCAACCAAACCACTAAGGTTATTCCTATAAGCAAtcaaagaacaagcaagaacaataaAAACAAGAACTATATTGACAAATATGATTGAAAGGTTCGGGTCTGAATCACAAGAGAGGGTTCTGAAttaagtagaacggatggtctagtcaacacacaCGAATACAAGGAAGTAGCAGCAACTAAAGTTAcatcaaaacaaaacccaatctgttcgTGATGGCTCTAGAGACCTCCAAGTAGATGGGAGGATGAGCACAAGCATGTTGGGGTCGTTCTCTAACCCTAGGATGCGTCTCTAATAagcccaacttgatacatgggccaGCAGCCCGGTAACACAACAACGTGGGCAGAAAAAGGTCTTAAAACGGCCTCAATCATCCTGCAGGACTTGCATGAGCGGGACAAAAAATATGTTGGGGGAATTAGAGAGAAGGATTAGTAAGGTTAGAAAGGGGTTGGAGAGGTGTAGGAGGCAAATGATCTCACAAGATTATGTATCTTGGGAAAATTTGTTGAGGTATAAGTTGGTGTGCTTGCAGGAGAAATTAAGACCTATTGGAAGCAGCGATTTCATACCATGTGGCTTACAAAGGGGGACCGAAATACACATTTTTTTCCATGTTGTTGCTCTGAGGGAAGGAGGAAGAATAGAATTAGAAggttgaagaagaaaaatggaggGGTTGTAGAGGGGGATAGGCCGAAGGAGTTTATTGCTAATCATTACCAAAATTTATTCTTGTCTTCTGTAGGTCCTCGGACACAAGAGGTTCTGTGTTGCGTCTCACCTGGCATCACCAGTGAGATGAACGCAGAGCTTACGAAAGAATTTAATGAGGACGAAGTCTGGGATGCCCTCTAGTCCATCGAGGACCTTAAAGCTCCGAGACCAGATGGTGTCCCTTCAATCTTTTACAAACATTTCTGGCAGCTGGTGGGTGATAAGGTGAAAAGGGAGGTGCTCGCAGTCCTAAATGGAAACCCAATGCCCCCAaaatggaatgaaacaattattGTGTTAATTCCTAAGGTTAAAAACTCAGAGAGAATAAATGACCTACGCCTAGTAAGCCTCTGCAATGTTTTATGCTAGCTGATAGCAAAGTATTAGCCAACCGCCTCAAACTCATCCTGCCTGAAATTATTTCACCTTCACAAAGTGTATTTGTGCCAGACAGTTTAATTACAGACAATGTATTGCTTGCTTATGAAATGACACACTACATGCGAAAATTGAAAAAGGGAAAGCAAGGGCTGGCTGCTCTCAAGCTGGACATGAGTAAAGCTTATGATAGAGTGGAGTGGTTGTTCTTAGAAAGTATCATGAAGATGTGTTTCCAGAATGAATGGATCAATTTAGTGATGAAGTGTGTGAAGACAGTTACATATAAAATTAAGGTGAATGATGAATACACTGAGACTATTCTGCCGAGGAGAAGACTCCGCCAAAGTGACCCTCTCTCTCCCTACCTTTTTGTTATTTGTGCTAAGGGCTTGTTTGCACTTATGGAGGATGCGGACGGAAGAGGCCTCATAGAGGGAGTCGGGATATGCCATGGGGCACCACGCATAAGCCACCTCTTTTTTCTGATGATTCACTAATTTTTATAAAAAGCATCAGTTTTGGAGGCCAGACACTAAGAACATATCCTGTCCCTGTATGAAGAAGCCTTAGGCCAGATGATAAGTAAGGATAAAACTGTTGTGATGTACAGCAGTAACACCCCCAACGAATGTGAAAATGCAAATAATAGTTGAATTGAGCATTACACAGAATGAGAAGTATCTGAGGCTGCCTGTCCATATTGGAAAATCAAGGTAATCAACCTTTGAATATATCAAGCAAATAATTTGGGCTCAATTTCAAGGAGGGCAGGAGAAATTATTATCCAAGACGGGAAAGAAATCCTCGTCAAGGCGGTTGCTCAAGCAATACCAACATATGCCATGTCATGCTTCGATCTCACAAAGGGCCTGTGCGATGAGCTGAGTTCAATAATTGGTCGATACTGGTGGAGCCAACAGGACAAGGAGAATAAAACACATTGGGTTGGATGACAAAAAAATGACGAGGTCAAAGGCAATGGGTGGATTGGGTTCAGGGATCTACGCGCTTTCAACTTAGGACGTGTTTAGTTGGCAAATatttttggttttggctactgtagcacttttcgtttgtatttggcaattagtgtctaattatggactaattaggttcgaaagtttcgtctcgcgatttctcacccaactgtgcaattagttttgtttttcgtctatatttagtactccatacatatgccgcaagattcgatgtgatacttTAAGGTGAAAttttttgaaatctaaacagggccttagctaTGCTAGCAAGGCAAGGATGGCGCCTTCTCACCCAACCTGGTACATTGTGTGCTCGAGTTATGCAGGCCAAGTACTACCCTGATGGTAGACTCCTGAAGACGAAAGTAAAGGATGGCATTTCATATATTTGGCGTAGCATACTAAAAGGATTGGAGCTCCTGAAAGAAGGGCTAATCTGGAGAATCGAAGATGGAAGTTCGGTTAATATCCGGGAAGACCTATGGATATCTCGAGAGGTGAAACCAGAAGTGATCACACAAAGGAATGGCTCTATTCTCACCAAGGTAGCTGACCTACTCAACCCAGGTACAGGAAACTGGGACACTCAG
Coding sequences within:
- the LOC136452504 gene encoding protein SEH1-like, with protein sequence MTERQVAELGPGTACCGWNHCGRRLAAGAVDGSVSVYDSQPSPSFKWQAHEQAIVNVVWLPPEYGDAIACACADGTLSLWEEVAADDQLPTWRKCKIFEDGNSHILNVHFGLHLGSLKMVTAYSDGQVKVYELLDSLELDKWQLQAEFQNITDPISRFGKPACTSASIAWNPRRGGSQQASFAIGFNSDSPHFNSCKIWEFEEAHQRWLPLVELGSPEDKGDRVCAVAWAPNIGRPYEVIAVATCKGIAIWHIGLNTDADSRPSTRNVALLNGHDSEVWQLEWDMGGMTLASTGGDGMVKLWQANLDGVWHEQAVLDCSGSHV